In Mytilus trossulus isolate FHL-02 chromosome 6, PNRI_Mtr1.1.1.hap1, whole genome shotgun sequence, a single window of DNA contains:
- the LOC134722958 gene encoding vacuolar protein sorting-associated protein 4B-like yields MDKKTIEKSDVNSTQPTGANTFNDQMSGIILMERPNVSWDNVAGLDSAKKTLIEGVILPLKYPDLFSGRHRRPWNGILLYGPPGTGKSDLIQALATEATNTSFFYVSSRKISSKWSDGEKILQTLFTTAREHTNSIIFIDEVDALSGTCSEYESLRRIKTEFLIQMSGENRNVQVLGATHTPWMIDASIRKRFEKRINITLPEASVRTEIFKIQLGNAVHSLSEEDFTELGKRTNGFSGYDISVVVKEALMKPVRKVQTATHFRKAEEACNENPSASDTVDDLFIPCSSKAIGAIEMSWVDVPKDKLFETNVSMVSSFQG; encoded by the exons ATGgat aaaaaaacaattgagaAGAGTGATGTTAATTCCACACAGCCAACAGGGGCAAACACATTCAATGATCAAATGTCAG GTATTATATTAATGGAAAGACCCAATGTGTCCTGGGATAATGTTGCAGGATTAGATTCAGCAAAAAAGACATTGATAGAAGGTGTTATTTTACCTCTCAAATATCCAGATTTGTTTTCCG gaaGACACCGACGTCCTTGGAATGGTATTCTGCTGTATGGT CCACCAGGTACTGGTAAATCCGATCTCATTCAAGCATTAGCTACTGAGGCTACCAATACGTCCTTCTTTTATGTGTCGTCACGCAAGATATCATCTAAATGGTCAGACGGTGAAAA aatacttcaaacattatttactACAGCAAGAGAACACACAAATAGTATAATCTTTATTGATGAAGTAGATGCTTTAAGTGGGACTTGTAGTGAATATGAATCATTACGGAGAATAAAAACAGAATTCCTAATCCAGATGAGTGGTGAAAATAGAAACGTGCAGGTATTAGGAGCAACACATACACCCTGGATGATAGACGCGTCTATTCGGAAAAG ATTCGAGAAGCGAATAAACATCACGTTACCAGAAGCCTCGGTCAgaacagaaatatttaaaatacaattaggCAATGCTGTTCACTCTCTATCAGAGGAAGACTTCACAGAATTAGGAAAAAGAACGAATGG ATTTTCTGGATATGACATATCAGTCGTTGTGAAAGAGGCTTTGATGAAACCTGTTAGAAAAGTACAGACAGCAACGCATTTCAGAAAG GCTGAAGAGGCATGTAATGAAAACCCTTCGGCAAGCGATACAGTGGATGACCTTTTTATCCCATGTTCTTCTAAAGCGATAGGAGCTATTGAGATGAGCTGGGTAGATGTGCCTAAAGACAAATTGTTTGAGACCAACGTATCCATGGTGAGTTCATTTCAagggtga